DNA from Mesorhizobium sp. DCY119:
CAACTGCCGACACTTCATGAAGCTCAAGTTTGTGAATGGTACGAATCGGCGTATCGCCGGTTTCGTCCCAAGTTTCCTTGGTCACCCGAAAGCCAAAGCTCATTCCGCTAATGTCGCCGCGCTCGACCAAGACCCACAGGTCGTTGCCGTCGCTAGTGTCGGGCACGTCGATTTCAACGCGAAGCCCGGTTCCGTCTTCGGCTAGCCGAAGCGTGCCGGACTTAGTCCGGCCAATCACGCGGCCAGGGTCATGATCGACCAAAGCGCGGATATCGCCGTTGATTACGTCTGCGAATGCACCGGAAGCTATCTTCTCCTGAAAATAACCTCCGATGTCGGCCAGCCTGTCAAACTTGGCGGCGTAGCCAACAAGTGTTCGCTTGTCGCTTTCGGCGCGCACCTCAACCCCAAGGCCAGATGCGCGCTTCTCAATGTTGGTCGTCATGCGGCGTCAGCCTCATTGTCGTCGTCAGGGGTGTTGTCGTTTGCAGGCGGATCTGGTGGCTGTGTTCCAAGCACCACCGTCGCGCCCTGCATGAACAGTTCTTCGGCAGCAGCATTCTTGTGCTTACCGCGGTTCTCCAGCGCGCGTCCCTCATTCGGGGTGAGGAAGCCGGCCTGGATGCCGCGTGCGATGCCATCGATTCGGCTCTTGAAGTCGCCCCGCATGAGACCGTCTAGATTGTGCTCGATGTAGCGGGATGATCCGCCACGCCCGAAGAACTTCAGGTTCAATTCATCTTCCAGCGCCTTGGCCCACTGGCCGATAAGGTGCTTCACGAGATGAAGATCTTGCTGCTCGGCGTTACTAAACGTGGCCCGCGACAAGTCCTGCAGAAACACAGGTGGCAACTGATAGGCACGAGAGATTTCCTCGACCTGAAAGCGCCGCGCCTCAATCATCTGGCCTTTGGCAGGATCGAAGCCGACGGGCTTCAACTCGTATCCGCCAGGAATCGGCGTGATGGGCTTGCCGGTAGCTTTAGCGTTATCGATTGCCGCGGTAACGTCCGCCAGCGCGCGCTTCATTGCCTCCGCGCCAGCAGGTAGAGGACCAACAAGCGCTAGTGGCGGAACGCCTCCGCCAGCAAAGAAGTTGCTGCCG
Protein-coding regions in this window:
- a CDS encoding phage portal protein, with amino-acid sequence MWPFSRAKPEESVETRAETIENPTIPVSSENFLSFFGLNGATLANVTIDSALTVPAVWAAVAFMSRTLAAIPRHAYRDTKEGAKRAGGKLETVVNVAPNDAAGSFKFWQHFWQQVFTGGRGLAWIERTPQGVEALWALDPKKTTVKRTAGRVTYQSEGKTYQAADVIDVPFMLKSDGLSHYGPINMAAKAIQLAIAMNDYGSNFFAGGGVPPLALVGPLPAGAEAMKRALADVTAAIDNAKATGKPITPIPGGYELKPVGFDPAKGQMIEARRFQVEEISRAYQLPPVFLQDLSRATFSNAEQQDLHLVKHLIGQWAKALEDELNLKFFGRGGSSRYIEHNLDGLMRGDFKSRIDGIARGIQAGFLTPNEGRALENRGKHKNAAAEELFMQGATVVLGTQPPDPPANDNTPDDDNEADAA
- a CDS encoding HK97 family phage prohead protease, which codes for MTTNIEKRASGLGVEVRAESDKRTLVGYAAKFDRLADIGGYFQEKIASGAFADVINGDIRALVDHDPGRVIGRTKSGTLRLAEDGTGLRVEIDVPDTSDGNDLWVLVERGDISGMSFGFRVTKETWDETGDTPIRTIHKLELHEVSAVAWPAYEDTTIGLRSLEAARAEGGAARDAAEKRASDAAAAARRVAEKRAAMEQRIRGIRQDAT